Within Candidatus Neomarinimicrobiota bacterium, the genomic segment ATATGGATTTAGGAGTATTCATTATATGTGGTTGTATTTAATGGTTTTAGGGCACATTTCATGAATTCTCAGATACTTCTAGCGGTTTCGTCAAAATTCAAATGGCATAAGACTGGTTTGTCTGTTCATTTTTTTGAACTTTCATGTGTTGACTTCTGCGATAAAAAGTCGCGTCACCCATTTTACAAGCCGGGCTACCATTCCTGGTCAAATCCTCATTCTCCCGCCAAACTCTTGATCATTCCCATCTTTTTACTTTTTAATTGCCTCTCTTATCTCATCATCTGAAATAGTGAACTCGCGAGCTTCTTTTCCCAGGTGAATCCATAATACGGGAAGACCTACAACCAGCAGTCCCAGTATGATGAAAAAAGGCAATTGGTTCATAAAGAACAATCCTGATATACCGATAATTCCAGAAATTACTGTTGTTATCTTTCCATCGCGTTCCATGATCCGACTTCTTTCTTTGACAGCAGTCTGAAGTTTTGCCACATCGTTCAAAAGACGATCACTTTCTTTCAATTGTCCCAGAATGGGATGTTTATCTATAGCGCTCATTATTTTTCCTATTCTTCAAAATATACTTGTGTATAACGGTTGGCGTTTGGCATGAGGTGGGGAACATAGTTCTTTAATGTTGGCTGGACAACCGTGTATGAGGTGGGATACCACATGAAGGCATAGGGTGCTTCCGCGATCAATATGCTATCAATACGCATGGCCATGGTTTCTCTTTCCCCGGAATCCAGACTTTGCTGTAACTTTTCGATCAGAGCGTCGACCTCTTGGTTTGCGTATCTGTTTCGTTTTGCTGCATTTTGGGAATGAAACAGGGGTGCCAGGAAGTTTTCAGCATCGGCATAATCAGCCCACCAATTTCCCCAGTAAGCATCTGTTTCACCTTTGCGCATGGCATCTCTCATCATATTCCAGTCATTTCGGACTATATGTACTTTAAAACCAACCACTGATAGATAATGTTGAATTGCTTCAATTGTTTGTGAAACTGCTGCTCCTGGATCAACCCATAGATCAAATTCACAATCTGTTTCATAGCCAGCTTCTGTTAGCAATTCTCTTGCTTTTTCGGGGTTGTAGGGAATATGAACTTTGCTGCTATCGTAGCCTGGTAAGCCCGGCGGAATTGCGCCTTTGGCAAGTGATGCACTATTGTGCATGACCCTTTTAATTATCTTTTCACGATCGATTGCCAAGCTCACTGCCTGTCTAACTCGTACATCATCAAATGGTTTTCTATCAACGTTCATGGCTAGATAATAGAAGCCCAGTTCTTCCAGTGTATGAATGTATGGTTTCCACACAGTACTATGGGTCCAATATTTAAACTCTGAATTCGGCACAATCATTACATCCAGGTTCCCAGCTTCAAACTCCAGAGCGGCAGTTAATATTTCTGGAATATTATTCAGAACCAAACCATCCAGTTTTGGTGCACCATTATAATAGTCTTTATTTTGATGAAAGATCAACTTGCGGTCGGCCTGCCACTCTTGAAATATCCAGGGTCCTGTACCCATTGGAGATTCCTTAAGATTGTTGCTTTTATCTGATACAATGGCTGTAGCCGGCGCTCCTAGAAATCCTAGAAATGGCGCAAACGGTGTTTTCAAAAATAGTTTGATTTGAGTCGGGTTTATTATGCTTATACCACTCACACTATCTGCTTTTCCCTGCATATACTCAGATGCTCCCTGGATTGGCATCAACAACCAGGTTTGGGGGGATCTGGCTTCTGGATTGAGAACACGTTCAAATGAATGCTTTACGTGGGCGCTTGTGAAGGGAGTTTTATCCCAAAACTTGACGTTCTTTCTTAAATTAAACGTATAAATTTTTCCATCTTCTGATATCTCCCAGGACTCTGCCAAACCAGGCTCTATTTCAGAGCCGACGCCAAACTGCACCAGATTATCATACATCAATGCAGTTATAATTCCAGTTGTAATGTCTGTGGATAGCGCAGGATCCAATGACTTTGGTTCTGTATTAATGATCAGGTTAAGATAATTCTGATAGGGATCTTCAGGACAGCATGAAAAAAGTCCAATAATCACAAACAGGCTTACTCCAAAAATGATGACTACTCTAAAGTTGTTTTTGATTTTCATGTTTCTCTTTTTCCCTGGAAGCCGTGGGCCAACACAATATTAGCTCCAGCGGATTCCTGCCTTGAATCAAGTTATGCTGAATTTGAACGATGCGAAAAAGATTCTTTTGATAAAAAAAACATCTTGCCTGACCGACTGTTCGGTCATATCTTCATTACACACCATCTCTTATAAGGATACCACAATGACACCCTTACAAAAAGATCCTGCAAAAGCTGATGCCATCATTCGCGCCGCTATTCAAATATTCGCCCGAGATGGTCTCGAAAAAGGAAAGATCGCGGACATTGCCGTAAAAGCTGGTATAGGCAAAGGTACTGTTTATGAATACTTTAGGAGTAAAGATGAAATCTTTCATAGCATAGTAGATACCCTTATGGGTGATTTGGTTGATGCTTCAGAAAAACTTTATTCCATGCAGCTTAGTCCCTATGATAAACTTCGAACCTTTATGAGAATGAATACAGAACTTGTTTTTGAGATGGGTGACAGTGTCCTGATCATGACCGAGATATGGGCTCAAGGCGCTCGAGCGATTAGACGTGGCGAACACCAATCAGGTCAACTATCCAGCGGTTACACGAAAATGCGGCATTTGGTTATTAACATTCTCAAAGCTGGCGTGATGGCCCATGAATTCCGAGAGATGAACTATGAGGGTGTCTCTACTTTATGTCTGGCATTTATTGATGGATTCGTCTGGCAATTTATGCTGAGTGATGATCGCGAAGCCTTTGACAGAGCCCTCTCCGAAGGCATACATAGTTTTATGAAAGGACTTGAACCATGAAAACTAAACTAGTCTTTATTTTACTCATGCTCTTTAGTTTAAACCTGGCGCAAGATAGACTAGCCATCAAGGTAATCACCTCCGTAACAAAACTCATGTCTCCCGAAAACATGAAAAGTACAGGAACTCAAACCATCACAACCAGTTCTGGTAAATCCCGCACTTTTGAATTTGAGTCCTATATGGGAGGCAGGGGAAAGAGTACCCTTACTCGATATACCAAGCCTGCTGCCATTCGAGGACAGGCCTTTTTAACTCTCAATAACGCCGATGACATCTGGACCTATTTTCCCCGCACTAAACGTGTTCGCAAGCTGGCATCACATGCTAAAAAGCAAAAAGTACAGGGCTCCGATTTTACCTATGAAGACATGGGTGGTGGTGATGTTTTTATAAAAAAGTTCACACCTGAATATGAAGGTGATGAAACCATTAACGGCGACCTCTGCTGGAAAATAGATCTTATTGGTATCCCGGATCAAGACCCACCTTATCCGAAAATCACTTTATGGTCTCGCAAGTCTGATTACTCACCGGTTCAACTCGATTACTATGATGATCATGGTTTTAACTCAAAGTCGTTATCTTTAAGCGATATACAAAATATTGAAGGCCTGCCCACAGCCATGAAAATGGTAATGGTCGATCATAAAGAGCACTCCAGCACAACAATGGAAACTCTTGAAGTCACCTACAGCTGGGTGCCACCCAAAAACTTCTTCAGCGAGAGGAGTCTCAAAAAATGAGGCCTGTCGTTTTACTGCTGCTGCTCCCGCTCCTCCTGGCAGCTCAACCCGAGTTCTTCGGCTATTATGAGTCTGAGGCAGATATCATGCAGGTTGCCGGAACCAACTACAATTTTGGCTACAATAAATTTCGTCTTGATATTGAAGCCAGGCCAAATGACCATGTTCTCATTGGTGCCAACATTAACATTCAACACTACTGGGGGCAAACCACCTGGAATNNNNNNNNNNNNNNNNNNNNNNNNNNNNNNNNNNNNNNNNNNNNNNNNNNNNNNNNNNNNNNNNNNNNNNNNNNNNNNNNNNNNNNNNNNNNNNNNNNNNTTTGATTTTGTCGGCTTGAGCGCCATTGCCATTACTAATTTCAACGACGGCAGTGGCAGCATTGGTCCACAAGTCGATTGGAACGTTTTTGAAAACACGAACATCTCCCTCCAGGGCAATCTATCCTGGGGTGAAGATGATACAGAGTTCGGACTCCAGGATTGGGGTCTCCGATTACGATTATTAGGTAATTTTTAATGACTGGACACGAATTTCACCGATGGTCACAAATAAACACGAAATAGATTTTATGTTGATAAATGATCAAAGCACGTGTGCCATTTGTCCAGTTCGTGTGACTCGTGTCTAAGTATACTTTACGTTAAGAAAGGATCAGAGATGAGAGATCGCTTGATCAAAAAGCTGGCCGACCTGGCAGTAAACAAGACCAAGTTGATGCTGTGGAGCATTGGGTTAGTTACCCTGATAACTATCGTTCTATCTGGTGGAATGTCTATGACCCCTAAATGGTCAGACATGCTCCCAAAAGGAGATCCGCGAACCATTGAATTCGACCGTATCCTGGAAGAGTTTCAGTCAGCCTCCAGCATTATCGTTGTTGTTCAGGGAGCAGAGACCGACATCAAAGCCTTTGCCGACGATCTGGCTCCTCGCGTTCTGGAACCCTTGACCATCCCCGGTAAGGACAAGGAACCCATGGTCTATGCTCGTCGAGTGGACTACAAGGCCGATCTTGACTTTATGAGACAGCATGGATTTATGCTCATGAAGGAGGATAACCTGAAGAACATGAAGGCTGTTTTTCAGGATCCGGGTCTAACAGGACTGCTTACCAATATTAATAACTCCTTTGAGAAGGAATTTATCCAGCCAGAGGAGCCCATATCCTCCAGAGAAGAAGAAGATGGAGCGCTCATCTTCCTGAATGGGATCAATAGCTGGCTGGGTGAGATGGAGCAGACGCTGAAAACAGGGGCAATCGAGGGCTCTGCTGCCAAAGCGGCCGTGGATAAACTGCTCCTTGGTGAGCCATATTTCCTCTCTTACGACAAACAAGCACTTATAATGAATCTGGTTCCAACCTTCAGCATGACGGATGCTTTCATGATCGTGGACGGAACCGATGCAGTTCAAGCGGTCCTGAATGACGTCCTGAAAGAACATCCCAATGTTCAGGCTGGTCTATCAGGTGCGATTGCCGTTGGTCGAGATGAGATGTACTATAGTACTCAGGGTCTGGAAATATCCATGTTGCTTTCCATGATTGCTATCGGTGCATTGCTCTACATGGCCTTCAAAATGGCTGTGGCACCCGTTCTGGCATTGGTAAACCTGATCATTGGTCTCATCTGGGCTGCGGGACTGGTAGCCATCGTGGTACCCGTTCTCAACATCATGACCGCCATGTTTATGATCATCTTGATTGGTCTGGGAATCGATTTCTCCATCCACGTAATCTCAACTTTTACCGAAATGCGAGCCAGGGGGCTCTCGCTTGAAAAAGCCACTTTGGCTGGTCTGGAGAAAAGCGGCAAAGGGGTCTCCACTGGCGCCTTAACCACTGCAGTGGCCTTCCTGGCGCTGATGATCGGGGATTCACGCGCCATGAGTGAATTGGGACTGGTCACGGCCATTGGCCTGTTAGCCGTCATGGTCTCCAGCTTTGTGGTGTTGCCCACTCTAATGGTTGTTAGAGAACGCCGGTCGGAAGGCAAAAAACTTAAAAAGGGTCTCCCTGTAAAAAATCAAGTGAAGGATATAACATTTACTTCATTGGGGAAAGTAGGTACACTTATCCAGAATAATCCCTGGATTAGCCTGACGGCTGTATTGGTAATTACCGTCCTTCTTGCCT encodes:
- a CDS encoding TetR/AcrR family transcriptional regulator → MTPLQKDPAKADAIIRAAIQIFARDGLEKGKIADIAVKAGIGKGTVYEYFRSKDEIFHSIVDTLMGDLVDASEKLYSMQLSPYDKLRTFMRMNTELVFEMGDSVLIMTEIWAQGARAIRRGEHQSGQLSSGYTKMRHLVINILKAGVMAHEFREMNYEGVSTLCLAFIDGFVWQFMLSDDREAFDRALSEGIHSFMKGLEP
- a CDS encoding outer membrane lipoprotein-sorting protein; protein product: MKTKLVFILLMLFSLNLAQDRLAIKVITSVTKLMSPENMKSTGTQTITTSSGKSRTFEFESYMGGRGKSTLTRYTKPAAIRGQAFLTLNNADDIWTYFPRTKRVRKLASHAKKQKVQGSDFTYEDMGGGDVFIKKFTPEYEGDETINGDLCWKIDLIGIPDQDPPYPKITLWSRKSDYSPVQLDYYDDHGFNSKSLSLSDIQNIEGLPTAMKMVMVDHKEHSSTTMETLEVTYSWVPPKNFFSERSLKK
- a CDS encoding MMPL family transporter — translated: MRDRLIKKLADLAVNKTKLMLWSIGLVTLITIVLSGGMSMTPKWSDMLPKGDPRTIEFDRILEEFQSASSIIVVVQGAETDIKAFADDLAPRVLEPLTIPGKDKEPMVYARRVDYKADLDFMRQHGFMLMKEDNLKNMKAVFQDPGLTGLLTNINNSFEKEFIQPEEPISSREEEDGALIFLNGINSWLGEMEQTLKTGAIEGSAAKAAVDKLLLGEPYFLSYDKQALIMNLVPTFSMTDAFMIVDGTDAVQAVLNDVLKEHPNVQAGLSGAIAVGRDEMYYSTQGLEISMLLSMIAIGALLYMAFKMAVAPVLALVNLIIGLIWAAGLVAIVVPVLNIMTAMFMIILIGLGIDFSIHVISTFTEMRARGLSLEKATLAGLEKSGKGVSTGALTTAVAFLALMIGDSRAMSELGLVTAIGLLAVMVSSFVVLPTLMVVRERRSEGKKLKKGLPVKNQVKDITFTSLGKVGTLIQNNPWISLTAVLVITVLLAFSAKEITFNHNMMDLEAEGLPSIMLQDTVQDKFDLSMDFAYLVSESVEESRAVRNKAKDLPSVATVDDISTFLPSEAQQARRIPYITEIRNLMAETQISVLSDQDVALVHQEVERLEMNIMEFQTMAFLGGQDKVYSRCTEIVGSVEEPPGNTIFSRLYDLLAKEKGILAERLNVFQDSYADYFTASVLKMTNTTPITLESLPESIVDRYASKDRSLFLTTVLPSGNIWQNRLFLDQFGRELESISKRSTGMPPIMRALFDIIARDGRNAAMLTLVLVFVILLIDFRSFKYAFIAMLPLAIGAVWMIGLMQVFGFQLDMMNVMALPLILGIGIDDGVHVVHRWRIEGPRSAHLVFSSTGKAVLLTSLTTMLAFGSMMFSPFRGYASLSYALIFGVGACFLTTIIVLPAFMGLIDRVKTK
- a CDS encoding ABC transporter substrate-binding protein → MKIKNNFRVVIIFGVSLFVIIGLFSCCPEDPYQNYLNLIINTEPKSLDPALSTDITTGIITALMYDNLVQFGVGSEIEPGLAESWEISEDGKIYTFNLRKNVKFWDKTPFTSAHVKHSFERVLNPEARSPQTWLLMPIQGASEYMQGKADSVSGISIINPTQIKLFLKTPFAPFLGFLGAPATAIVSDKSNNLKESPMGTGPWIFQEWQADRKLIFHQNKDYYNGAPKLDGLVLNNIPEILTAALEFEAGNLDVMIVPNSEFKYWTHSTVWKPYIHTLEELGFYYLAMNVDRKPFDDVRVRQAVSLAIDREKIIKRVMHNSASLAKGAIPPGLPGYDSSKVHIPYNPEKARELLTEAGYETDCEFDLWVDPGAAVSQTIEAIQHYLSVVGFKVHIVRNDWNMMRDAMRKGETDAYWGNWWADYADAENFLAPLFHSQNAAKRNRYANQEVDALIEKLQQSLDSGERETMAMRIDSILIAEAPYAFMWYPTSYTVVQPTLKNYVPHLMPNANRYTQVYFEE